The nucleotide sequence aactgggagTCTAAaagaacttttctagactttgcaAGACAAACATTTtcgcaacaaataaagatatatatacattttaggaAATAATGAAAAAcctttggatttatatatatatatatttatatatatatttgcaactaataacaaactatttttttttaaaaaaaaaacaaactattttattattttttatttttattttggcattttcataaacaaacaaataaataaaaacccatttcaaaacaagactctttttttttattttcatttttatggcaagacaaactatttttttctaatttttttttttttttttgaaaaacaagacaaaGCCACtactcttttttctatttttcccttgcttttaataaaacaaactaataagacactttttcattttctcaaaattttggcagagttttgacagtatttgtgtattaggtttttttcaaaaataaacaatcaattccctaaccgctatttctttttttttttcaatttcacaatattcataatattcaaacaccggtcagcgagacaaaataaatgcacggaaaacaaataggatgcctcaggatggtctattattttcaggttgcttgtcctagacggacccaacccctgtgttgagtcccctaagtcaaatgcacatgatgcaaacaaacgttcctactagggatccggcatgaagtcacgttattctatgttcaaaacctgggtcggtgttctagacagtgtacccgagcggacaactcgagctgaggaaggagctcctttccgggaaccaaaaggccagccggcttagaaactttccgagcctcttttatttagggtatgacactaacagaatagggagtctcaactagTAAgaacatccccggaggtaagaagagaaaggtttcggcacaatttatatacagttcaaataatattaaagcggtaaaagcatcacttagcacattgagcccaaacatataataaaatcagataataaataaagccaaataataacaattattctaagctcgaattcttaaccctgaaccagtggttctgggtaatagaggtccccagcggagtcgccagagctgtcacacctcctttttccgcacccgatgggggcaggggagtttttccaattaaaggacaatcgaaaggggattggtttatttattttagagtcgccacttgggagatttagggtgtcccaagtcaccaattttaatcccgaatcgaggaaaagaatgactctatattatggtctgcgtaccaaaaatccggataaggaattctgttaacccgggagaaggtgttaggcattcccgagttccgtggttctagcacggtcgctcaactgttatatttggcttgattatctgattttatacatgttaaaacctatgtgcgagttttaaactcttgaccgcttttattattattttttacgagaattgcaacgtcgtgaaaatatatctcaaaccacgttacatcaatgcacccgtggttattgacatatctcgactcggttgagatttggatttgggtcacataaatgtgcacccgaattaagaaaaatacgtTATTAagacgcacctaaagcaactaacgtattgttattttggagaAGACcgcaaaatttgctaaacggcatgtcccgaattctaagtatttttaatatatatatatatttagagggccccgcagcttctacatttttgtttgtcgaggctcgtctcattcattatttttaaaagaatttgcaacgtcatggaaatgcatctcgggccacgccataatcaatatacccgtgattagagacacatttcgattccgttgagatttggatttgggtcacataaatgtgcacccgagtttagggagatgacattattaaaggcgcgcctaaagcaactagcgcattattatattGAGTAGGGCcgtgaattttgctaaacggcccgtcccggagtctaagtgtttaatacatatattttgtgagggctccgcaatctgtacatttttatttttggcgaagctagtctcgttttttttttgtttatttatttgtttgtttttatttaccttttttattttttaaaaggatgccatttttacgcctttaacaatactaaaccttacgactttttacaaccaaaatctcataacttgtcaaaaaaaaaattaataaaatgagtttagtgaacgagtgtttcgggcgtaataagagcatgtactaataataattttgtccgaatgacctaagcaaaggaaaggacgaacagattaacgtcaaacttgtgtcatagaacaactaatacaactaaatcaaatgacatcaagtaaacaataataacataacgcaaaatgatcaaaatgcatacggtgaaacataagcagagAATTATCATACGAATTTATATATTGCgtcttcgaacatttaacgtaacatttccttatctaacACTTGAGGTTCACTAACCTGAACAAACAAAAACGGAAAGAGCCATGGACCAAACCTCTACATCGACCTCAACGGACTGCCTCGAcataccggacctcgacgaaccaaaagcgacctcaacggactgcacgACGATGATGAAAGAACAACGATAACTGGGCTGATGGGTTCTCGACTGGTGGTGTTTGACGACGGGGCGGTGCAACGATGGAGCTAGGAGGAGAAGTGATGGTCGTGGGCTGTGTGAGACGATGGAGGGAGCTGGTTGTTGCTGTTGGTCGTGGTGCTGGGGAAGGTGACGAAGCAGCAGGGCTCACCGGATTTAATGGAGGACGGAGGCGATGGTGGAGCTGGGCGTCGCTGGGTGGGTAACAATGGTGGTTTCGTTCACTGCTGGGTGGGATGGCTGGAactggtggtggtgtttggacgatgGTCGTTTGGTCGCGGTGGAAGGTGACGGACTGGAGctggaggtttgttgatggaggTGGTGTTTGGACAGTGATGACGCTGCTGCTACTCGTCGGGCTGGGTAGTGATGATGGTCGAGctgggaggaggagggtggttCCTTGGCGACGGGGGGTGCGACGGGCTGTTTGGGCAGTGGTCGACGGAGTTGGGAGGAGCcggggtggtgtttggacggtgtcgAAGGGCAATGACGAACGGGAGGGAGCTGGGGTTTAGGCGTTGGGGGGGTCTCCATCGTTAGGGTTTTCAGTTCTTCTTCCTTTTTAGGAAGAAGATGAGTGAACAGTACTTtttctccaaaaattcaaaagttcCCCTGTCCAAATGTTTTCAtccgtgttttgtaatgggtttgcccagaaaaatgagccccacgcgtggtggggttcgagacttatgtcccccacgcgtggtggggttccccatgtgtcctggactcggtttattatgggctaggtccgaaaattaggcctaaaaccgggtagtttgaacccgaatattattcttttgcccggacccgagaaataggaacacgttgcttaactagtcctatgtaagcaaaataactaccaaaaataagactagtatttaaacaaatctttttaaatatttttcaagatttaaaatagctacaaaatattaatggaactattttttgtaattttcgtttttatataaagataaaatataaagtaatatttttgcattttcttcccaaattaaaatgactacaaaaccttaatagaattatattttttgtaattttcgaaattatataaagtacaaaaataaagtgcaatttttgatttttttcaagtttatgagggatacataaactaaaatttatatatatattttttgtaatttttttcttttgcgagaaaaataaagtaaaattagtcaaaatagctatattagtcctaaattaaatatttaagctaagaacgtaaaaattctcggggagggtcaaaaatcacgtgcttacagttagTATACAAAATTACATATACACAGATATCAATTTGGTACTTTATGAATAGGAAGTATATATGTCAGATTCGTTAAGTTGTCTGATGTATGAACTTTTCTTTCCAGCTATGCATTAATATGTATTTCAGAAGATTGTGATTGGAGGTTTAAGGCTTCAAGCATTAACAAATCGGAATTATTCAAGGTGAGAGAATTCAATGACAACCATACATGTTCGCTGAAGGATAAAGTGTACGAGCAACGACAGGCTAGTAGCAGCCTTATAAGTGGTATTATAAGGACAAAGCTTACAAACCATAAGAGGAAATACACTCCGAAGGACATTATTGATGACGTGAAATCAGATCTAGGTGTTGATGTTAGCTACATGTTGGCGTGGAGGGctaaagaaaaggcaatgaattTTCTTAGAGGTGAACCGGCTGATTCATACAAAAAATTACCAGGATACTTATATACAATGGATAAGACATATCCAGGTTCTCACATAAGAATGGAAAAATCGTCAAAGAATGAATTCATGTACGTGTATATATCATTGTATGCATTTATAAGGGGGTTTGATCATTGTAGACCAATTGTTGTAGTGGACGGAAGTCATCTAAAACCCTACTACACATGGACATTCGTTTCTGCAAGCACGTTGGATGGTGCAGGTGAGTACCTCAATAATAATACAATTTGTTAATATTTAAAGCATTGGAAAACATGTATTTAAAAACAATTATATTCAATTATATTAAACAGGTTATATATTGCCACTAACATACGGTGTTATTGATTCAGAGAACGATGCTGCTTGGACgtggttctttgagcaattcaagatagCATACGGTGTAAGGGAAAACATGTGCATTGTTTCGGATAGAAATGAGAGCATCATTAAATCTGTATCGAGAGTATATCCGGATTTACCGCATTGTGCTTGCATATGGCATCTATGGAATAACGTATACAAGAAATTCAAAAAGAGCCATGCCAAGTTGAGTGAGATATACTTCTCGATGGCAAAAACATACACACAAACTGAATTTGATAGTCTGATGGAGAAGGTTGAGAAGGTAGATATTAGGGTGAAAGAATACTTAGAGTTAGCTGGTTACGAAAAGTGGGTTAGGTTGTATGCACCTGTTAACAGGGGATGGACAATGACGTCAAATATCGCTGAGTCAATCAATGCAACACTAGTTTCAGCAAGGGAATTGCCAATATATGACTTCCTCGAAGAAGTTAGGAAGATGTTTGGTCGTTGGAATTGTAGTAACCGTAAAGAAGCTACTCAGACATACAAGACGCTTGGGAAAAAATACCAGGAAATGCTGGAGTTGAATGAGACCATGTGTACCCGTATGACTGTAAGTTAATTTTTTATGGCATTGTTGTATACAACTGAATACATTTTTTTAGGCAGAACTACCCGTTAATTTTTATGAATATTGGCTTGAACTAGTAAATAATATAGATGAATACAGGTAAATACATGTTATTATTAAGCCTGTATGCACGTGATAATGATTACAATGGAATTCAGGTGATTGATACAGTTTAAATTGATTGGAAATACCTGAATACAGTTGCTAAAAAAAGGTTGAATGCAAATGCATACAAATGCAGACTATAGAGTAATACAGTTGCATACAGTTGCTGGAATCAGCTGAATTTAACTGAAATTGGATGAAGTTGCAATTTTTGAAGTTGATAGTAACCATTTAACTCAGTAGTATATATTTGTTAATTCATGTAAATGTGTTCAAAACTTATATTTGTGTTTTTAAATGTAGGTAGTACCCTCAACTGAATACTTACATACTGTTAACGATGGTGGGAGGAATTACACAGTCTGCTTGCTCAAGAGATAATGTGTTTGTGGGAGATTCCAAATTGATGAATTGCCATGCCCACATGCCTGGGTTGTATTGAAGAGCAAGTTTTTAATGCCTGAAGAATATTGCTCTAGCTATTACAAGCCAAGTACAATTGTAATGACATACGATGTGCCAGTGTACCTGCTACCGGACAAAAATGACTGGAATATACCAGAGCATGTTGCAGAGGAGGTTGTACTACCACCCAAATGGAAAAGACCTCCTGGAAGGCCAAAGAAGAAGCGCGACAAAAATTTAAGTGAATTGATGTTGCCGAAaaatcaacattcatgtagcataTGTGGGCAGGGAGGACATAACAAGCGAACTTGTAGGAATGCTCCACGTAATAAATAGTTGTATTCTGACATGTATTGGTGACTCGACAATTTCTCAACACTTATTATGACATTATCAGCTATAATGAATTCTTTTTTCGAAGTAATATATTGTGGAATAACTTTCGTTAATATTTTCTGAATTTATTTAGTTGAAGTAtttttatatgtataaatatatatgATTTGGCTGTGAGAGTATCTTAGTATAGTTGAATACAACTATATCAATTCCTTAATACAGGTGAATACAACATGTTGAACATAGTTGAATATAGGTTAATAATACAGTTTAATTCAATTGACTTTGGAGGAATACAAtgtaatacagttgaatacagatCCGGACAGCTGGTTGAAACAGTTGAATTTAACTGACATTGGATGAATATAGGTAATTCAATTGTTCAATACATTTGAATACAACATGTTCAATAATGTTGACTATAGGTTAATACTACAGTTCAATTAAATTGACTATAGCTGAATACATATGAAATCAGAGAAAAAAACAGCTGAATACAGTTGAATAATACAACTAAATACAAGTTAATCAATATAACTTGTATTGTTTCTAGTCAATTCAAAGTTACATTTGAATGGATGCAGCTGAATATACTTGCATACCAACTGTATACAACTGAtaaatacactttaatacaactGAATTGAACTGAATAATATAGATTAATACAAAAGCTAAACAGAATAATACAACTAAATACAATTGCTTAATACTGCAAGATAAAGCTGATCTTATGCAGCTGAATACAATTCAAAAATTGGCATTAACAAAAATCATTCAGCATACATAAAGTTTCAGAAATTGTAACTAACATGTGCGTTAATTAAAACCTGTTCAAGCAAACTTAACCAAATTTCAGCATGTAAGTAAATAGCATCTACGACCAAAACCACTACAATCAGTATCATTGTTCAAGCTAAACTAAAAAAAAACCTAAAGCTATTCTAAAACTATCTGCATCTTTGCCTCCGACTCAGAGATTTGCCTTTCAATCTTTGAAGGTGCTTCACTCTCGCTTATTGCATCAACATCTATCTTGTGCATAGCATAGTCCCATAACAGAGCACCATATCTTTGACGGAGAAGAGTGGCATCAAATGGTATTTTTTGTGTAATCTCTCCAATAGTGCTCAGAAACTCCGCGAAGGCTGCAACATGCACTCCACAATCCCTAAACAATAATTGATTGAAAcagaatataaaataattaatccaTATACAGTGTATACAACATATAAGAATGATGATTGGATACTTATATGCTGCCCGCTTTCTGTTGAGGCAGATTTGGAACGAAGATAACTTCAAAAGGTTCGTTATGATCCTTGTTTGTGTATGCGGGATAAGCATACCAGTCAATGCCTTGACTATCTCTGTAAAAGCCACTAATTGACAGATACAGAGGTAATAGCTTAGCTAGCTTTACAATCTCAGAGACTACGTATGCATCATGACCGGAAGACGTGTACGAGTCGTACACTTTGATACATCTATCTTTGAAAGTCACAACAACCAACACCCAATGAAGTTTTTCCTTCAAGTTCAATGGTATCAAGACATTATCCACTGTATGCCAGGGTACATTAGCATGCATTCTGTAGCCCCTAATATACTCACATACAACGTCTTCTTGTTTGGATACATTAGCATTACTATCTGTATCTTCATACCTGTCATATATTTCATCTATTCTTGTCTTGAATATACAATCAACAGTAGTAAATGTGAAGTCCCTATGCTGATTGTACTTGCCCATCTTTCGCAAATAGTAGAATATGACATCCATATGCTATAAACAAAAGAGGTTGGTAGATAGTGTGAGTTTATTTGCTTGaactaaaaaataatatatatgaataCCTCAATACAGATGCTAAAAAAAAGTTGAATACAAATGAATACAGAAAATAGAGGAATACACTGTAATACAGGTGAATACAACTGTATTCAGATTATGGACTACAGTTGAATTCAACTGATATTGAATGAATACAACTAATTCAATTCCTTAATATAGGTGAATACAACATGTAGAATAGAGTTGAATATAGGTTAATAACACAGTTCAATTCAACTGACTTTGGTGGAATACACtgtaatacagttgaatacagaACTGGACAGCTGGTTGAAACAGTTGAATTTAACTGTCATTGGATGAATACAGGTAATTCAATTGTtcaatacagttgaatacaacagTTTCAATAAAGTTAACTATAGGTTAATAATACAGTTCAATTTAATTGACTATAGCTGAATACATAGGAAATCAGAGAAAAATACAGATGAATACAGCTGAATAATACAACTAAATACAAGTTAATAAAACAGCATGTTATTATTTGAAGATAAGATTATCATTTTTGGGAAAGACTCACATTGTCATCCCATAACTTCCCGTAAATGGATAGAAGGTAAAACCAGTTTTTGGAATCAACTTGATCAACTCCAAAATCCAATGGAATGTGAAGTATAGACTTGTTTTTCTTGTAATGGTCGTCGAGATTACCTCTACAAGTATGATATAAAACTCATTATGTACATAccttaaaaaaatgaaaacataataCAATGAACGGGGGAAAACTCACTTCTGATCATGTCTTGCTAGAAGACCTTCACGAACCCACTTGTCATATTCTTGAATGAGTAACATAGGATGTGGACCCGTTATTGGATCTTCCTCAAACGGGTGACTTTTTTCAAAGATGGGTGTCAACTTTACAGAGGAACATGCTGTAAATTGAATTTGTGTTTATGGACTACTATAAATGATTCAATCACGATGAATGCTGATTATTACGTTTGTAAAATCACTTACCTCCTGAGTCGAAGTTAGACTGATAAGGCGAAGAGTTCCATCTACTTGGTCGCCTATTTCGTTGAGGTTGCACTGGTGTGGCTTTATCTTTTTTTGCACTTGCGTGAACAACTATTCTAGTTTCTGGAATTTGACTGGGTAGAAACTTGTCGTCCAGTTCAAATTGAGAAACATAGAATTCTTTAGATACATCATCTTGGTTTGTGGTAGATGGTATGATGGACGGTACCTCTGAAATAGTTTTCTGGTAGTTGTATGTATCATTGTTAGCATGgtaacttaatgttagaaaaaaaattaaatacatatAAGTAGCTAGTATACATTATAGAAAAAGCAGATTAACCAAGCAGAATACATGTAAATACagttgaaataaaaataaatacggCAGTTTAAAGTGATATTACAGATTAAGTGTAACACAGTTATgaatacatttaaaaaaatatgctCAATATGTTAAGATTTAAAAGTCagaatacatatatataaagcTGAATAGCAGTTAAATACATCAGTAAAATGGCTAGATTAAAACATATATGAATACAGCTAAATACATATGTTCAATATGATAACTGCTTTTATACCTCATTATTATCTCCGACATCTGTGTCAATGCCACCATCATGTCTCACTATGGGTTCAGTTTGCTGATTTTGTTGAAGTTGGTCTGAAAGCATCTTGAAGTTATCATTGATCAATGTCCTTAGAGACTTGAACTCTCCAACAACCTTAACAGTACAAAATAGttagaaaaatactaaaacacatAGCTATCAAACTTTATTGATTAATCGGTGGGTAAATACTCACGTATTCTTTGAATGATTTTAGGTCTTTCCTCAAAGAAGATACTTCCTCATTTTGGCCTTCTGGGAGCTGATGGTCATGCACAAGTTTATGTCCAATGTCAGAAACACAAACAGGAGGGACTTTGGGCTGATATTCTGGTTCTTTTGTAGGAATCTTGGGTTGTTCCTTGACCTTCTTATGTGGCGGTGATGAAGATGAACCAACACTTTCAACATGTTTCTTCTTAGATTGAAGATTGGGTGTAGGAGAAAAGTCATCTGTATCCTGTCCCGATTTGTCTGAATGCGCAGGAGTAGGTATTTTCTCAATATCGGCGCACACTTGAGGAATCTGAAAAACAGCAAGCTCTATATCT is from Nicotiana tabacum cultivar K326 chromosome 18, ASM71507v2, whole genome shotgun sequence and encodes:
- the LOC142172766 gene encoding uncharacterized protein LOC142172766 — protein: MELGGEVMVVGCVRRWRELVVAVGRGAGEGDEAAGLTGFNGGRRRWWSWASLGGYALICISEDCDWRFKASSINKSELFKVREFNDNHTCSLKDKVYEQRQASSSLISGIIRTKLTNHKRKYTPKDIIDDVKSDLGVDVSYMLAWRAKEKAMNFLRGEPADSYKKLPGYLYTMDKTYPGSHIRMEKSSKNEFMYVYISLYAFIRGFDHCRPIVVVDGSHLKPYYTWTFVSASTLDGAGYILPLTYGVIDSENDAAWTWFFEQFKIAYGVRENMCIVSDRNESIIKSVSRVYPDLPHCACIWHLWNNVYKKFKKSHAKLSEIYFSMAKTYTQTEFDSLMEKVEKVDIRVKEYLELAGYEKWVRLYAPVNRGWTMTSNIAESINATLVSARELPIYDFLEEVRKMFGRWNCSNRKEATQTYKTLGKKYQEMLELNETMCTRMTVVPSTEYLHTVNDGGRNYTVCLLKR